One Streptosporangium sp. NBC_01495 DNA window includes the following coding sequences:
- a CDS encoding acyl carrier protein, with protein MIEARLGRTVDPDENFFEAGLNSMALVELHADITGVLGIDIPVTSMFTRPNVRALSRLVEGAQEPVRSEPARLRPVGGSRRDVRARIRRDGGAPR; from the coding sequence ATGATCGAGGCCCGCCTGGGCCGGACGGTCGATCCCGACGAGAACTTCTTCGAGGCCGGGCTCAACTCGATGGCGCTGGTCGAGCTGCACGCGGACATCACGGGGGTGCTCGGTATCGACATCCCGGTCACCTCGATGTTCACCCGGCCGAACGTGCGGGCCCTCAGCCGCCTCGTCGAGGGCGCGCAGGAACCCGTCAGGAGCGAACCCGCGCGCCTGCGCCCCGTCGGGGGCAGCCGCCGGGACGTGCGCGCCCGTATCCGCCGGGACGGCGGGGCGCCTCGGTGA